The Pseudalkalibacillus hwajinpoensis DNA window GCTTCATCCGGTTCATACTTGAGCACATGTTTCTCTTTTGCAGCTTCATACGTTAGTCCGTATTCTTCACTCAACATTGTTAGACGATTTTCAAGCTCTACATCAAGTCGGTTAATCCTGACTTCAACTGCTTGCATGAGCCCTGACAGTTGTTTTTCCTCTGCAATTAACAGATCAAGCTTCTTGCTAATGGTTTCGATCTCTTTTTGAAGGGAGACCTTCACTTCTCGTTCCTTTTGAAGAGATGTCAGCAACGCTTCTTTCTCAGTGCGCAGAGTAATAATGTTCTGATCCAGCTTTTCTTCCCCATTTGAGTTAGAGGACATGGCTTCTGATAACAGCGTATACTCTTCTGTTGTTTCTTTAAGCTGTGTGTTCGTATCGTTTTGTTCTGATGTTAGTCGATGGAGCGTCTCTTTTTGATTTTGGAACGATTGCTGATGTTCAGCAACCTTCACTTTTAAATCAGTTATTTCGGTTTGGATCGATTCACGAGAAGTCTGCTGGGTCTGCTTCTTCGCCGTCAGATTTTCAATCTTCTCTTCTAATTCCGCAGCTTGTTTTGTAATGATTTCCAAACGATCAGACAAATAAACGCTTCTAGCCTGGTGGGTTTCTTCTTCATCATCAATAGCCTTTTTCTCACGATCATAAAGCTCGAGACGTTCGTTAGTATTACGTTCTTCTCCCTCGATTCGTTTCAAGTCTCCAAGAAGAGATTGTTCTTCGAGACGAAGGTTTTCCCCCTTTTCTCGTAACGAATCAAGAGTCACTTCTAATTCTGCAAGTTCGGCCTTGTCCTCTTTTATTTCTTGCTCGGCTCCAGCTGTTTTCTCCTCCATATCTGCAAGCTTTTTCTCCAATTGCTCAAGATCTCGCTGACGACTTAGCAGAGACGATGATTTCTGCTTAACACTCCCCCCGCTCATTGAGCCACCGGGATTGACTACATCTCCTTCGAGCGTAACAATGCGCGTTCTGTATTGCATAATTTTCGCAAGCTCATTCGCGCCCTTCAGCTCTTTGGCTATCAATACTGAGCCGAGTAAATTTTCTAGAACAGACTTATATTTCGAATCATATTGAAATAAATCCGAGGCAACACCGACCAAAGCCTCATGCTGTTTAACTCGCTCAAGGTCATACCCGGAGATTTTTCTGGATTTAACGACTGTTAAAGGTAAAAAGGTCGCGCGACCGGAACGGTTCTTCTTCAGGAAGCTAATTGCCTGACGACCGTACTCCTCATCCTGTACAACGACATTTTGCATCGCACTACCAAGGGCAGTTTCGAGAGCCGTCTCGACTTCCTTTGGAACCGTAATAAGTTCAGCGATAGCCCCTTCAATCCCTCGGAGCTCTTCTCTTGCTTTCAATACTTCCTTCACACCCTGGAAGAAGCCAGCGTAATCATCCTGCATTTCTTCAAGCATTTCTTTCTTTGACTTATACTGTTGGATATACTGATATGCTTGATATAGTTTGGATTCTTTCTCGCTAACGGATTTCTTCTTCTCCTCGACATCATGCTTACTCTTATAAAAACGGGAAACGTGAACTTCAAGAAGCTTCTTTGATTCGTTTAATTGATTGGAGAGGTCCGTTTTCTTATCGTCAACCTTACTTCGCTCTTCAATAAATTTATGGTTATCCCCATCAAGGCGCTGTTTTCGCTGCTTTAGTACGGATAGTTGATCCTGAAGGTAGCGATTTTCATTTCGAACCGATGCCTGTTCATTCAGAAGCTCGAAATAATCCGATTTCATTCGATCGATCTCCTGCTCAATATCCTGCTCGATATCAGAAAGCAGCTCTGTTTCCTTTTTAAGACGTGCCTTTAAATCACTCAGTTCTCTCTTTTGCTGCTCGAACTTCGTGCGATGGTGTTCAATTTCTTGTTCATAATACGTTTTCTTTTCTTGTAAGAACGCGATCCGTTCTTTCAAATTCGATCGATTTTGATGGGCATTTTTCTTGCGCTCTTTCAGTACTTCCTTTTTTCCTTCTAGCTTCTCAAGTTCTTCACTCGTATCAAGCAACTTTTGTTGATACATTTCTAAATCATTTTCCGATTGATCAAGTTTAAGACGAGCCTTCGTAACGTCTTCCTTCTTTAATTGGATCGCTTCAGCAAGTTCATTACCTTTCACTTTTAATGAATCAAGCTCGGCCGTCTTTTCCTTCCATGCACGGTGATACTCTTCAATTTCGTGAACCGTAAGCGCTGCTTCAATTTTTTCGAGATCTTCTCG harbors:
- the smc gene encoding chromosome segregation protein SMC, producing MFLKRLDVVGFKSFADRISVEFVPGVTSVVGPNGSGKSNINDAIRWVLGEQSARSLRGAKMEDIIFAGSDTRKAVNLAEVTLTLDNTNQYLPIEYNEVSVTRRVYRSGDSEYLLNNQTCRLKDIVELFMDSGLGKESFSIIGQGRIEEILSSKSEERRKIFEEAAGVLKYKTRKNKAESRLKETEDNLHRVEDILYELEDQVEPLRMQASIAKDYLQKREDLEKIEAALTVHEIEEYHRAWKEKTAELDSLKVKGNELAEAIQLKKEDVTKARLKLDQSENDLEMYQQKLLDTSEELEKLEGKKEVLKERKKNAHQNRSNLKERIAFLQEKKTYYEQEIEHHRTKFEQQKRELSDLKARLKKETELLSDIEQDIEQEIDRMKSDYFELLNEQASVRNENRYLQDQLSVLKQRKQRLDGDNHKFIEERSKVDDKKTDLSNQLNESKKLLEVHVSRFYKSKHDVEEKKKSVSEKESKLYQAYQYIQQYKSKKEMLEEMQDDYAGFFQGVKEVLKAREELRGIEGAIAELITVPKEVETALETALGSAMQNVVVQDEEYGRQAISFLKKNRSGRATFLPLTVVKSRKISGYDLERVKQHEALVGVASDLFQYDSKYKSVLENLLGSVLIAKELKGANELAKIMQYRTRIVTLEGDVVNPGGSMSGGSVKQKSSSLLSRQRDLEQLEKKLADMEEKTAGAEQEIKEDKAELAELEVTLDSLREKGENLRLEEQSLLGDLKRIEGEERNTNERLELYDREKKAIDDEEETHQARSVYLSDRLEIITKQAAELEEKIENLTAKKQTQQTSRESIQTEITDLKVKVAEHQQSFQNQKETLHRLTSEQNDTNTQLKETTEEYTLLSEAMSSNSNGEEKLDQNIITLRTEKEALLTSLQKEREVKVSLQKEIETISKKLDLLIAEEKQLSGLMQAVEVRINRLDVELENRLTMLSEEYGLTYEAAKEKHVLKYEPDEAKRKLKLIKLEIDELGTVNLGAIDEYERVNERFTFLNDQQADLLQAKETLYHVIGEMDEEMKKRFEGTFTKIRSQFQIVFKELFGGGKADLILTDSENLLTTGVDIVAQPPGKKLQHLALLSGGERAFTAIALLFAILKVRPVPFCVLDEVEAALDDANVNRFARYLKQFSEKTQFIVITHRKGTMEESDVLYGVTMQESGVSRLVSVRLEESKHLVSH